The nucleotide window CGATGTCCTCGGGGTCGACGATGACCTCGATGTTGGGGGAGTGGTCCAGCTCCCGCAGCTCCATCGGGGAGAACTTCGCCTGCGCCGGGCCCCGGCGGCCGAAGACGTGGACCTCCAGCGCCTTGTTGGCCTTCAGACCCTCGTAGACGTTCGCCGGGATCTCGGTCGGCAGCAGCTCGTCCGCCGTCTTGGCGAGGACACGCGCCACGTCGAGCGCCACGTTGCCGACGCCGAGGACAGCGACCTTCTCGGCCTCCAGCGGCCAGGTGCGCGGGACGTCCGGGTGGCCGTCGTACCAGGAGACGAAGTCGGCGGCGCCGTAGGAGCCGTCCAGGTCGATGCCGGGGATGTCGAGCGCGCGGTCGGCCGTCGCACCCGTGGAGAAGATCACGGCGTCGTAGAACGCGCGCAGATCGTCCAGGTTGATGTCGGTCGGGTAGTCGACGTTGCCGAAGAGACGGATCTGCGGCTTGTCGAGCACCTGGTGCAGGGCGGTGATGATGCCCTTGATGCGGGGGTGGTCGGGGGCCACGCCGTAACGGATCAGTCCGAACGGGGCGGGCATCCGCTCGTAGAGGTCGATGGACACACCGGGTTCGGTGGCGACGTCGGACTTCAGCAGCGCGTCGGCGGCGTAGATCCCGGCGGGTCCGGCTCCGACAATGGCTACCCGCAGAGGGCGGGGCATGTTCAGGTTCCCTTCGAGCGGAGAAAAGCGACTCGTCGGCAACCCTAAACTAAGGCAACCCTTACCAGGTACGGGGGTCGGGCCTATGACCTCATAAAGCGATCTTATGGCATGCGAGCACCCGATCCGGACGGCAGGGTAGCGCCTCGCGGCCAGTGGACATGACCCCGGTCGGCACGGGCCGGCGGGCATGGACGCCGACGCGAT belongs to Streptomyces graminofaciens and includes:
- a CDS encoding FAD-dependent oxidoreductase, producing MPRPLRVAIVGAGPAGIYAADALLKSDVATEPGVSIDLYERMPAPFGLIRYGVAPDHPRIKGIITALHQVLDKPQIRLFGNVDYPTDINLDDLRAFYDAVIFSTGATADRALDIPGIDLDGSYGAADFVSWYDGHPDVPRTWPLEAEKVAVLGVGNVALDVARVLAKTADELLPTEIPANVYEGLKANKALEVHVFGRRGPAQAKFSPMELRELDHSPNIEVIVDPEDIDYDEGSIATRRGNKQADMVAKTLENWAIRDVGDRPHKLFLHFFESPTEILGEDGKVVGLRTERTALDGTGNVKGTGEFKDWDVTAVYRAVGYLSDKLPKLPWDVESGTVPDAGGRVVEETGAHLQSTYVTGWIRRGPVGLIGHTKGDANETVSNLLDDFANGRLHEPASPEPEAVDAFFAERDVRFTTWDGWYKLDAAEKALGEPQGRARVKIVEREDMLRASGA